In one window of Leguminivora glycinivorella isolate SPB_JAAS2020 chromosome 10, LegGlyc_1.1, whole genome shotgun sequence DNA:
- the LOC125230236 gene encoding uncharacterized protein LOC125230236 isoform X2, translating into MRRPASKVKELYERIQSQQIQQMANLVEKQKREQMLLQQAFDEQNRILYRQLKTICPKSPVEAKAAWADKVDRGPVSLSQLINHKSPDSLTSTLTDTHNNLSKCAEVLKKSKDITCSIKKQNQVESGTGGSETRTHSPKRTRTSRKLSYDTSSDREFEPVLTDRTSDTLAGLNVTFTSDSDEPTFMEKQALAGGAAAARSGDNSAKVTARRPVVTRLPPTPEQLAASSIIVAHAKGYLVRRLLRTERVQATVQTIKDALLCALQMHQDRAGIRGADVDLHRRLIQQITAACYSLHDTFVASTSAERCALIAADRERRWQKPLRPHRTDVMSQSHSGAFPARAPRPSSHSLMTQSNYGNAH; encoded by the exons ATGCGAAGACCCGCAAGTAAAGTAAAAGAGTTGTACGAGAGGATTCAAAGTCAGCAGATACAGCAGATGGCAAATTTAGTCGAGAAGCAAAAGCGAGAGCAAATGTTGCTTCAGCAAGCTTTCGACGAGCAGAACAGAATACTGTACCGACAACTGAAAACTATCTGCCCCAAATCGCCCGTCGAAGCGAAAGCCGCGTGGGCCGACAAAGTGGACCGCGGCCCCGTCAGTCTGAGCCAGTTAATAAACCATAAGTCACCCGACTCCTTGACTAGCACTCTGACGGACACCCACAATAATTTAAGCAAGTGCGCCGaagttttaaaaaagagtaaagATATCACATGTAGTATAAAGAAACAGAATCAAGTCGAAAGCGGTACAGGTGGTAGTGAAACGCGCACTCACTCACCTAAGCGGACGAGAACTTCTAGAAAGCTAAGTTACGATACGTCTTCGGACAGAGAGTTCGAGCCGGTACTGACGGATCGAACGAGCGACACGCTGGCGGGGCTGAACGTGACCTTCACGTCGGACAGCGACGAGCCCACCTTCATGGAGAAGCAGGCGCTGgcaggcggcgcggcggcggcgcgcagcGGGGACAACTCTGCGAAGGTGACGGCCCGTAGGCCTGTCGTCACCAGGCTGCCACCGACGCCTGAACAG TTGGCCGCGTCCTCCATCATAGTGGCTCACGCGAAGGGCTACCTCGTGCGTCGCTTGCTGCGTACAGAGAGGGTGCAGGCTACCGTCCAGACGATTAAAGACGCCCTGCTGTGTGCGTTGCAAATGCATCAGGATAGAGCGGGGATCAGAGGGGCTGATGTGGACTTGCACCGACGGCTTATTCAGCAG ATAACAGCGGCGTGCTACTCGCTGCACGACACATTCGTGGCCAGCACGTCGGCCGAGCGTTGCGCGCTCATCGCGGCGGACCGCGAGCGGCGGTGGCAGAAGCCACTCCGGCCGCACAGGAC GGACGTAATGTCGCAAAGCCACAGCGGCGCGTTTccggcgcgcgcgccgcggcCCAGCTCGCACTCGCTGATGACGCAGTCCAACTACGGTAACGCACACTAA
- the LOC125230236 gene encoding uncharacterized protein LOC125230236 isoform X1 has product MRRPASKVKELYERIQSQQIQQMANLVEKQKREQMLLQQAFDEQNRILYRQLKTICPKSPVEAKAAWADKVDRGPVSLSQLINHKSPDSLTSTLTDTHNNLSKCAEVLKKSKDITCSIKKQNQVESGTGGSETRTHSPKRTRTSRKLSYDTSSDREFEPVLTDRTSDTLAGLNVTFTSDSDEPTFMEKQALAGGAAAARSGDNSAKVTARRPVVTRLPPTPEQLAASSIIVAHAKGYLVRRLLRTERVQATVQTIKDALLCALQMHQDRAGIRGADVDLHRRLIQQITAACYSLHDTFVASTSAERCALIAADRERRWQKPLRPHRTDVMSQSHSGAFPARAPRPSSHSLMTQSNYETFSGTKLNSRYMPSPRRRPWR; this is encoded by the exons ATGCGAAGACCCGCAAGTAAAGTAAAAGAGTTGTACGAGAGGATTCAAAGTCAGCAGATACAGCAGATGGCAAATTTAGTCGAGAAGCAAAAGCGAGAGCAAATGTTGCTTCAGCAAGCTTTCGACGAGCAGAACAGAATACTGTACCGACAACTGAAAACTATCTGCCCCAAATCGCCCGTCGAAGCGAAAGCCGCGTGGGCCGACAAAGTGGACCGCGGCCCCGTCAGTCTGAGCCAGTTAATAAACCATAAGTCACCCGACTCCTTGACTAGCACTCTGACGGACACCCACAATAATTTAAGCAAGTGCGCCGaagttttaaaaaagagtaaagATATCACATGTAGTATAAAGAAACAGAATCAAGTCGAAAGCGGTACAGGTGGTAGTGAAACGCGCACTCACTCACCTAAGCGGACGAGAACTTCTAGAAAGCTAAGTTACGATACGTCTTCGGACAGAGAGTTCGAGCCGGTACTGACGGATCGAACGAGCGACACGCTGGCGGGGCTGAACGTGACCTTCACGTCGGACAGCGACGAGCCCACCTTCATGGAGAAGCAGGCGCTGgcaggcggcgcggcggcggcgcgcagcGGGGACAACTCTGCGAAGGTGACGGCCCGTAGGCCTGTCGTCACCAGGCTGCCACCGACGCCTGAACAG TTGGCCGCGTCCTCCATCATAGTGGCTCACGCGAAGGGCTACCTCGTGCGTCGCTTGCTGCGTACAGAGAGGGTGCAGGCTACCGTCCAGACGATTAAAGACGCCCTGCTGTGTGCGTTGCAAATGCATCAGGATAGAGCGGGGATCAGAGGGGCTGATGTGGACTTGCACCGACGGCTTATTCAGCAG ATAACAGCGGCGTGCTACTCGCTGCACGACACATTCGTGGCCAGCACGTCGGCCGAGCGTTGCGCGCTCATCGCGGCGGACCGCGAGCGGCGGTGGCAGAAGCCACTCCGGCCGCACAGGAC GGACGTAATGTCGCAAAGCCACAGCGGCGCGTTTccggcgcgcgcgccgcggcCCAGCTCGCACTCGCTGATGACGCAGTCCAACTACG
- the LOC125230236 gene encoding uncharacterized protein LOC125230236 isoform X4, translating to MRRPASKVKELYERIQSQQIQQMANLVEKQKREQMLLQQAFDEQNRILYRQLKTICPKSPVEAKAAWADKVDRGPVSLSQLINHKSPDSLTSTLTDTHNNLSKCAEVLKKSKDITCSIKKQNQVESGTGGSETRTHSPKRTRTSRKLSYDTSSDREFEPVLTDRTSDTLAGLNVTFTSDSDEPTFMEKQALAGGAAAARSGDNSAKVTARRPVVTRLPPTPEQITAACYSLHDTFVASTSAERCALIAADRERRWQKPLRPHRTDVMSQSHSGAFPARAPRPSSHSLMTQSNYETFSGTKLNSRYMPSPRRRPWR from the exons ATGCGAAGACCCGCAAGTAAAGTAAAAGAGTTGTACGAGAGGATTCAAAGTCAGCAGATACAGCAGATGGCAAATTTAGTCGAGAAGCAAAAGCGAGAGCAAATGTTGCTTCAGCAAGCTTTCGACGAGCAGAACAGAATACTGTACCGACAACTGAAAACTATCTGCCCCAAATCGCCCGTCGAAGCGAAAGCCGCGTGGGCCGACAAAGTGGACCGCGGCCCCGTCAGTCTGAGCCAGTTAATAAACCATAAGTCACCCGACTCCTTGACTAGCACTCTGACGGACACCCACAATAATTTAAGCAAGTGCGCCGaagttttaaaaaagagtaaagATATCACATGTAGTATAAAGAAACAGAATCAAGTCGAAAGCGGTACAGGTGGTAGTGAAACGCGCACTCACTCACCTAAGCGGACGAGAACTTCTAGAAAGCTAAGTTACGATACGTCTTCGGACAGAGAGTTCGAGCCGGTACTGACGGATCGAACGAGCGACACGCTGGCGGGGCTGAACGTGACCTTCACGTCGGACAGCGACGAGCCCACCTTCATGGAGAAGCAGGCGCTGgcaggcggcgcggcggcggcgcgcagcGGGGACAACTCTGCGAAGGTGACGGCCCGTAGGCCTGTCGTCACCAGGCTGCCACCGACGCCTGAACAG ATAACAGCGGCGTGCTACTCGCTGCACGACACATTCGTGGCCAGCACGTCGGCCGAGCGTTGCGCGCTCATCGCGGCGGACCGCGAGCGGCGGTGGCAGAAGCCACTCCGGCCGCACAGGAC GGACGTAATGTCGCAAAGCCACAGCGGCGCGTTTccggcgcgcgcgccgcggcCCAGCTCGCACTCGCTGATGACGCAGTCCAACTACG
- the LOC125230236 gene encoding uncharacterized protein LOC125230236 isoform X3 produces MRRPASKVKELYERIQSQQIQQMANLVEKQKREQMLLQQAFDEQNRILYRQLKTICPKSPVEAKAAWADKVDRGPVSLSQLINHKSPDSLTSTLTDTHNNLSKCAEVLKKSKDITCSIKKQNQVESGTGGSETRTHSPKRTRTSRKLSYDTSSDREFEPVLTDRTSDTLAGLNVTFTSDSDEPTFMEKQALAGGAAAARSGDNSAKVTARRPVVTRLPPTPEQLAASSIIVAHAKGYLVRRLLRTERVQATVQTIKDALLCALQMHQDRAGIRGADVDLHRRLIQQITAACYSLHDTFVASTSAERCALIAADRERRWQKPLRPHRTDV; encoded by the exons ATGCGAAGACCCGCAAGTAAAGTAAAAGAGTTGTACGAGAGGATTCAAAGTCAGCAGATACAGCAGATGGCAAATTTAGTCGAGAAGCAAAAGCGAGAGCAAATGTTGCTTCAGCAAGCTTTCGACGAGCAGAACAGAATACTGTACCGACAACTGAAAACTATCTGCCCCAAATCGCCCGTCGAAGCGAAAGCCGCGTGGGCCGACAAAGTGGACCGCGGCCCCGTCAGTCTGAGCCAGTTAATAAACCATAAGTCACCCGACTCCTTGACTAGCACTCTGACGGACACCCACAATAATTTAAGCAAGTGCGCCGaagttttaaaaaagagtaaagATATCACATGTAGTATAAAGAAACAGAATCAAGTCGAAAGCGGTACAGGTGGTAGTGAAACGCGCACTCACTCACCTAAGCGGACGAGAACTTCTAGAAAGCTAAGTTACGATACGTCTTCGGACAGAGAGTTCGAGCCGGTACTGACGGATCGAACGAGCGACACGCTGGCGGGGCTGAACGTGACCTTCACGTCGGACAGCGACGAGCCCACCTTCATGGAGAAGCAGGCGCTGgcaggcggcgcggcggcggcgcgcagcGGGGACAACTCTGCGAAGGTGACGGCCCGTAGGCCTGTCGTCACCAGGCTGCCACCGACGCCTGAACAG TTGGCCGCGTCCTCCATCATAGTGGCTCACGCGAAGGGCTACCTCGTGCGTCGCTTGCTGCGTACAGAGAGGGTGCAGGCTACCGTCCAGACGATTAAAGACGCCCTGCTGTGTGCGTTGCAAATGCATCAGGATAGAGCGGGGATCAGAGGGGCTGATGTGGACTTGCACCGACGGCTTATTCAGCAG ATAACAGCGGCGTGCTACTCGCTGCACGACACATTCGTGGCCAGCACGTCGGCCGAGCGTTGCGCGCTCATCGCGGCGGACCGCGAGCGGCGGTGGCAGAAGCCACTCCGGCCGCACAGGAC
- the LOC125230238 gene encoding protein-S-isoprenylcysteine O-methyltransferase, which produces MELILCNNIHPAGKQAILCFLVCACTFTISFFSGSILGFSAELWALTYWGPGLYFCLFNFILRYCYKGFIYEVSVRSAFLGAAFATGLHLSTFDSGWRVFGLYTMALTFFHFSEFMAVALSNPSTLSIDSFILNHSLQYGLAAVASWTEWAVEYYFFPEMKTCYLLSALGFLMCIGGEVLRKSAMFTAKSNFNHTVQFVKKPDHELVTHGVYSLCRHPSYVGWFYWSIGTQITLLNPICIVLYTLASWLFFRERVEAEELTLLAFFGPQYELYCRDVGTGLPFIEGYQPDEEEVLKEEVLKDKTY; this is translated from the exons ATGGAGTTGATTTTGTGCAATAATATTCATCCGGCCGGAAAGCAGGCTATATTATGTTTTCTAGTTTGTGCCTGTACTTTCACGATATCCTTTTTCTCTGGGAGCATCCTGGGCTTCTCAGCGGAGCTGTGGGCTCTGACGTACTGGGGCCCGGGGCTCTACTTCTGCTTGTTTAACTTCATTCTAAGATACTGTTACAAGGGCTTCATATATGAG gtgTCAGTCAGATCAGCCTTCCTCGGTGCAGCCTTTGCCACCGGTCTCCACCTGAGCACCTTCGACTCCGGCTGGCGGGTGTTCGGCCTCTACACCATGGCGCTGACGTTCTTCCACTTCTCGGAGTTCATGGCGGTGGCGCTGAGCAACCCCAGCACTCTGTCCATCGACTCGTTCATATTGAACCATAGTCTGCAGTACGGGCTGGCTGCTGTGGCTAGTTGGACCGAGTGGGCTGTGGAGTATTACTTCTTTCCTG AAATGAAGACATGCTACCTGCTGTCGGCTCTAGGGTTCCTGATGTGCATCGGTGGAGAAGTGCTCAGGAAGTCCGCCATGTTCACTGCCAAGAGCAACTTTAACCACACT GTACAATTTGTAAAGAAGCCCGACCACGAGCTGGTGACGCACGGCGTGTACTCGCTGTGTCGACACCCCAGCTACGTTGGTTGGTTCTACTGGTCCATCGGCACGCAG ATCACCCTGCTAAACCCGATCTGCATCGTCCTCTACACTCTAGCCTCGTGGCTGTTCTTCCGCGAGCGAGTCGAGGCGGAAGAACTAACGCTACTCGCGTTCTTCGGGCCTCAATACGAGCTGTACTGCCGGGACGTGGGGACTGGACTGCCGTTCATAGAAGGTTATCAGCCTGATGAGGAAGAGGTACTCAAAGAGGAGGTGCTTAAAGATAAAACTTATTGA